The nucleotide sequence caccttcagcgccgaacctacgtggcccaaatcccacCTCCCCTTGGAGCTGGTTATCGCAGTCttatggacttcatgaaagaactacgccatcgccatcgccatcttcagggcaaggaaggaactgaaaagacaagacgCGGTCTTTCCAGTTCCTGAAGACCGTTTGGTAGGAGGagtcttgccctgaagatggcgtagttcttacatgaagtccacgagactccgataaccagctcaaagagggaaTTTAGGCcatgtagatctacgtggttcggcgctgaaggtgtcaaTAGGCTTACACTGTTTACGAACACGAATAGCCATGCCATGGTCCTTTTTGAATGACAAAGACATGTTTCACAATAAGCTGATATTCTTTTGTCTTCTCGATAATGTCCCACTGAGGTGGGACAtctgttaagcattgcttgtttaATATTCAATTCTatttgattttcattgcaattcaaggTCTGAATAGTTGGCCAACCTCAACCTGGCAACATGACGCGTGTAATAGTTTGCTTATTATGAGAATCATGTTGTAGATGTGCAGTTGGTCACTTACCAATGATCGAGAGCAGCAGGGCAGCTTGGCCTGGTTCGATTCCTAGTGAGATTGCTCGGTCAGCGAGATAGACGAATGGTACGTAGAATCCCGCCATCCCGATCACATTGCCAAAACAGATGAGCAAGAAAGCATAGTTTCCAAATAGAGAACAGTCCATCATCTCTCGTAAGGTGTCTGTGGCCGTCTTTGGCAGGCACGGACAGACAACATCAACACAACTACACGTGCCCTCTTCAGGTTGATCATGAGGAATAGCTGTAATGCTGGTCACATAACTCATCACGTCTGGCTGGGAGCGGAACTGGTGAAAGTTCATTATACTGCCGCTATAGAAGATATCGCGACGGTACATGGGCTTGGCGTAATCCTCTTTCTTGATCTCTTGAGATGGCGCCTTCCTCCGCACCATATTCGACCAAACCTCACTCCCAAACTTCATGATGGCATTCTGCCTTTGATTTATATTGCCTTCACTTTTGATCATTGATCTGGGATGATCGTAGCCATTTGACTGCCCATTAGTTGGGAGGAGGCTGTTTCCAGTTGCTGGGGGTGTTGAATAGGTCCGCATTCGCTTACCCTTGGGTACGTCATTGTCTTCTTTATTGAGTGGTTCAAGCTCCGTGGCAGCATTTACTTCATCACCTTCCTCATTTTCAATCACGATCCTTGGTAAGGTGCTCCCAGGAGAGTTCTCACTGTCTCCACTCTGTAGGCTCATCTGTCTTTGAGCAATGCTGTTCTGGCGACTGATGCTGGCAATTACCCTTGGGTCAATATCACCATCCTGGTCGATTCTCGTACTGTGCATGGCAATGCTTGCCTCAGACTCAGAATCCTCATGTAACTGACGTTGTCGGGCTAGTTTTGCCTCTTGAAGTTTATCCAAGATGGCAGTTGCCTCCATAACCTCAGATTCCTGGCGTTTACGGTTCTTCTCCTTCATACGATCTATCAGGGTTTTCTGTCGTGGCTTCTTGCTCGGTCTCTTTGCTTCCAATGGCCGCATGAGAGCACCAAATACCAAGCAGTTCAGAATGATACCCGACATGATCCAAAGGGCATTCTTCCAGTCATACACATCAAGGAGGAACTTGCTGAATGGGGCGAATATGAAAGTGCCAACGCCAGACCCAGCAACGGCAATACCAGTAGCGACTGCACGCTTTCTCTCGAAGTAGTATCCAACACTGACAATTGAAGGCAGGTAGATGAGACCAAAACCAAAACCTGAAAAGTAAAACAAAAAGATGATGAACTTAGCCAGAAGAACATGTGGTTATCATCTAGTACGGTCAATATCACATTATGTCATCAGTTTCAGCATGGTATGTATTGCCCAGACAGAACCATTACCATCATAAAAGTCAAATCAGTGGCAAGAGCAACAACATCAAATACACCACAAAATAGTTCTTGGAGTTGTTGTGGGAATGTTGCAATAGGGTTTCCTGTCAATGCCAGGTGACCAAAGGTTGAAGTACCAGTAGCTTGCAGTCATCTGATTCCTCATGTATACAAACTAGTCAAATGGGGTTGTATGGGTATGCCCCTCCCACCACCAGGGTCCAGACTGACTGTGTCCTCGTTTTTGATTTCTCAGGAAAAGGAGTGCTTTTGATCAGCCATTTCCTGCCCGAGAATCTATTAAACTGATCAACTGGGGTGTACTGGTATTCCCAAGATCATTGTGTTGAGCAATACGCAATCACCAGCTCAGTGTGATCTTAAAAGACAATCACAGGTGCTCTGCTATAACCAATCAGAGCTGTATATGTGAGCATTACTCTGAACTGATCAGTTGATCACCTTCTTCTTGTCTTACCTCCACACACACCGTACAGTATGATGAGAGCATCAAGGTTTGGGGAGAAGGTTGATGCAAAGAATGCACCCGCCCCAATCACACTGCCAACCATGGTCACCGCCCGACATCCAAACTTGTTTACGAGGGCACTTGCAATGGGACCTgcaatgaaaaagaagaaacatcaTGCTACAATTTATTAAATTTTTGTGAGAATTTGCTTGATCGGTTCAATCTTGTGACCAGTCTCCACTGTTGACTTATGGGTTCAATCTTGTGACTGGGGCTGCACTGTCAAGAGCTATCACATCAAGTATATAACAAGTCACAAGCTTCCGAAAGCTGAAATGCACTCAATATGCATCTAAGAGGTTTCAGACTTACCGGTACAGAGATACGTTCCACAGAGGAGAGAGCCAATCAAAGCAGTCTTTCCTTTCGACTCCTGGAAAAAGTCGACAAACTCGATGATGAACACTCCGAATGAATAAGCTATTCCATCCACAACAATGTTGCACATGAGCGATGAGAAGACAATCACCCAACCCCACCCTCCATCCGGGGGTGAAGGGATAAGGTTTGTTTCATCATCTGCAGAAGCTCCAGATTCTCCCGATTCATGTCGTTGTTTCTTCCCCATGATCAAGTCAACTATAGCTTAACAGCTTATAACACTATAATCCACTCTGATGGAAGCTGTGCTGGAATGTTACCACCAAACTAGTTGAGCAATGGTCTGGTGTAGATTACCACCAGTTGTATTAAATGGTGCAGTAAATGCTATTGTTGCTTCAAAAGCTGGAAGCTCTCCTTTGCTTGGCACCTAATCCTTGCTTGCTATGTCCCATGAACTGTGATTGTCTAGGTGTTCCTCAGCCTCCCCTTAGTTTGCATAAGGCAAAATACCAGGGCCATTTCCATAGTCTAGCATGGTATTCAGCATAGATGCAGTCGATTCTGTAAAGAAAAGAGGTGAAAGGAATTAAATGTAAGGCAAGAAGACATTCC is from Lineus longissimus chromosome 18, tnLinLong1.2, whole genome shotgun sequence and encodes:
- the LOC135502192 gene encoding monocarboxylate transporter 12-like is translated as MGKKQRHESGESGASADDETNLIPSPPDGGWGWVIVFSSLMCNIVVDGIAYSFGVFIIEFVDFFQESKGKTALIGSLLCGTYLCTGPIASALVNKFGCRAVTMVGSVIGAGAFFASTFSPNLDALIILYGVCGGFGFGLIYLPSIVSVGYYFERKRAVATGIAVAGSGVGTFIFAPFSKFLLDVYDWKNALWIMSGIILNCLVFGALMRPLEAKRPSKKPRQKTLIDRMKEKNRKRQESEVMEATAILDKLQEAKLARQRQLHEDSESEASIAMHSTRIDQDGDIDPRVIASISRQNSIAQRQMSLQSGDSENSPGSTLPRIVIENEEGDEVNAATELEPLNKEDNDVPKGKRMRTYSTPPATGNSLLPTNGQSNGYDHPRSMIKSEGNINQRQNAIMKFGSEVWSNMVRRKAPSQEIKKEDYAKPMYRRDIFYSGSIMNFHQFRSQPDVMSYVTSITAIPHDQPEEGTCSCVDVVCPCLPKTATDTLREMMDCSLFGNYAFLLICFGNVIGMAGFYVPFVYLADRAISLGIEPGQAALLLSIIGITNTLGRVLSGIIANIPPIKALQVNNVCLIISGIACIVSPFCTTYATLCIFAAVFGLCIASYISLTSIILCDMLGLEKLTNAFGLLTLARGISSGFGPPLAGIVYDTTGSYDASFYMGGGLIMGCALLHCLLWLPCFSKHMDYNTDAPLADKMSSSSSESEEENEPQSNTVV